Proteins found in one Deltaproteobacteria bacterium genomic segment:
- a CDS encoding methyltransferase domain-containing protein produces the protein MSNSSSSPSSTSKFWSDLLPFLISPVDGGELEWNGEGFQSSSRSSTGKHVFPLIDKLPWLFPNLGNYESYWRQKFRDLIEFHRMKKESLKLQLSEGKLVPSTQKRLQNLIQAHRHNLEMLLKWLPELNQSGGMREFVIPSHQSLTLYHKNIFRDWAWQTQENEISLSFVSEILKGVSEIKKVAVLGSGAGRLATDLHHQQKWDKTFAIDFNPLLTKIAHRVQKQENVSLYDFAVAPLTLEQAAIKYQLKSPHPASEGLVFLLADAAYLPLRAGCMDLVLTPWVIDILPMNVRQLSTRINKILKLGGQWINFGPLGYASSNESLMYTEEELKENASAWGFQVEVSEVKKMIYLSHPNEVQSRNESVLLFRWTKVRDMEVEKINTYPEWLRDKKMAIPLDPQLIQQQALARFQGDLFNSLDGRVSVEKLIELFVSHYQLEPQLAEDMIVTTLGSYYEKTQKK, from the coding sequence ATGTCTAATTCGTCATCGTCGCCTTCATCGACGTCTAAATTTTGGAGTGATTTATTGCCCTTTTTAATTTCGCCAGTCGATGGTGGAGAACTGGAGTGGAATGGGGAAGGATTTCAATCTTCATCTCGATCTTCAACCGGGAAACATGTATTTCCGCTTATTGATAAACTGCCTTGGCTTTTTCCAAATCTTGGGAATTATGAGTCTTATTGGCGGCAAAAATTTCGAGATTTAATTGAGTTTCATAGAATGAAAAAAGAAAGTTTAAAGCTCCAATTAAGCGAAGGTAAGCTCGTTCCTTCCACTCAAAAGCGCTTGCAAAATTTAATACAAGCCCATCGTCATAATTTGGAAATGCTTTTAAAATGGCTTCCTGAATTGAATCAAAGCGGGGGAATGAGGGAGTTTGTGATTCCCTCGCATCAATCGTTAACTCTTTATCATAAGAATATTTTTCGAGATTGGGCGTGGCAGACTCAAGAAAATGAAATCTCTTTGAGTTTTGTCAGTGAAATTTTAAAGGGTGTTTCTGAAATAAAAAAAGTAGCGGTGCTGGGATCTGGTGCTGGAAGGCTAGCTACTGATTTACATCACCAACAAAAATGGGATAAAACATTCGCTATTGATTTTAATCCATTGTTAACGAAAATCGCCCACCGTGTGCAAAAACAAGAAAATGTGAGTTTGTACGATTTTGCCGTTGCTCCCCTGACTCTCGAACAAGCAGCAATTAAATATCAGCTTAAATCGCCTCATCCAGCATCTGAAGGTCTGGTCTTTCTGCTAGCTGATGCAGCCTATCTACCCTTGCGTGCAGGGTGTATGGATTTGGTTTTAACTCCATGGGTGATCGATATTTTACCCATGAATGTAAGACAGTTAAGCACACGAATTAATAAAATACTTAAACTTGGAGGACAGTGGATTAACTTTGGTCCTTTGGGTTATGCTTCTTCAAACGAGAGCTTGATGTATACCGAAGAGGAACTAAAGGAAAATGCTTCTGCTTGGGGTTTTCAGGTCGAGGTCTCTGAAGTTAAAAAGATGATTTACCTATCTCATCCGAATGAAGTGCAGTCGAGAAACGAGTCCGTACTTTTATTTCGATGGACTAAAGTCCGCGATATGGAGGTGGAAAAAATAAATACCTATCCGGAATGGCTTAGAGATAAGAAAATGGCCATCCCTTTGGATCCTCAGCTCATTCAGCAGCAGGCGCTCGCTCGCTTTCAAGGCGACCTTTTTAACTCTCTGGATGGCCGTGTGAGTGTAGAAAAGCTCATTGAGTTATTCGTTTCTCATTATCAATTGGAGCCACAGCTTGCTGAAGACATGATTGTCACGACTTTAGGGTCCTATTACGAAAAGACTCAGAAAAAATAA